From the genome of Oscillatoria sp. FACHB-1406, one region includes:
- a CDS encoding methyltransferase domain-containing protein, which yields MRWNPEDYAKNSDAQLKWAQELIVNLNLRGDESVLDVGCGDGKITASFAKSIPEGSVVGTDSSPEMIAYARNVHSSSEYPNLSFDCIDARCLDFTEEFDLIFSNAALHWVDNHQAFLRGASRALKRGGRLIISCGGFGNAADVLEVFSELVTLEKWKDYFGEFHNPYFFYRDRDYIPWLSESGFRVQRLELVPKDMAHQGKDGLAGWVRTTGMPFTQCVPEREREDFIANFVDRYLEKFPLDGNDLAHVRMVRLEVDAFKR from the coding sequence ATGAGATGGAATCCTGAAGACTACGCTAAAAACTCAGATGCTCAACTGAAATGGGCGCAAGAGTTAATCGTAAACTTGAACCTGCGCGGCGATGAATCCGTGTTAGATGTCGGTTGTGGCGACGGTAAGATTACCGCAAGTTTTGCGAAGTCTATTCCAGAGGGAAGCGTTGTCGGAACGGATAGTTCTCCAGAAATGATTGCCTATGCTCGAAACGTTCATTCTAGCAGCGAGTATCCCAATCTTTCCTTTGACTGTATCGATGCGCGTTGTTTGGATTTTACGGAAGAATTCGATCTGATTTTTTCTAATGCAGCGCTTCATTGGGTTGATAATCATCAAGCCTTTTTACGGGGTGCGAGTCGAGCGTTGAAAAGGGGCGGGCGCTTAATTATTTCTTGCGGCGGTTTTGGGAATGCTGCCGATGTTTTAGAAGTCTTTAGCGAACTCGTGACGCTGGAAAAGTGGAAGGATTATTTTGGGGAGTTTCACAATCCCTACTTTTTTTACCGCGATCGCGATTATATCCCTTGGTTATCCGAGTCCGGGTTTCGAGTCCAACGCCTCGAATTAGTTCCTAAAGACATGGCGCATCAAGGAAAAGATGGGTTAGCGGGTTGGGTTCGGACGACTGGGATGCCTTTTACCCAATGCGTTCCCGAGCGCGAACGAGAAGACTTTATCGCTAATTTTGTCGATCGCTATCTAGAAAAATTCCCCTTAGATGGCAATGACTTAGCGCACGTTCGCATGGTACGCTTAGAAGTAGACGCTTTCAAGCGATAA
- a CDS encoding XisI protein, whose protein sequence is MDRVEDYRDIVYRILEAHHRIPFGHGEIESKFIVDCDRNNFVLMNAGWDGQRRIHGCVVHVEIIEGKIWIHRDGIEDGITDELVAAGVPKDKIILAFHAPYMRQHTGYGIS, encoded by the coding sequence ATGGATAGAGTAGAAGACTATCGGGATATTGTTTATCGAATTTTAGAAGCCCATCATCGCATTCCCTTCGGACATGGCGAAATTGAAAGTAAATTTATTGTAGATTGCGATCGCAACAATTTCGTCCTTATGAATGCTGGGTGGGATGGACAGCGGCGAATTCATGGCTGCGTCGTCCATGTCGAAATCATTGAGGGTAAAATTTGGATTCACCGAGATGGGATTGAAGATGGAATTACCGACGAACTTGTAGCAGCGGGCGTTCCTAAAGATAAAATTATTTTAGCCTTTCATGCGCCTTATATGCGGCAACATACGGGTTATGGGATTAGCTAA
- a CDS encoding DUF4952 domain-containing protein, producing the protein MSPCQDFLDSWGQKPPQLQFIDCQQVATSQGDRAIATYSTTSADAAAVEAVLQHKFRMAPLQFVEGTWEPVVSNDKGQLRPASGEFVDDNGNIFEVVMTSERTTFSRRQDWRKISKFKVSIIQHLEMTR; encoded by the coding sequence GTGAGTCCGTGCCAAGATTTTCTCGACAGTTGGGGACAGAAACCGCCACAGTTACAGTTTATCGATTGCCAACAAGTGGCGACATCTCAAGGCGATCGCGCGATCGCTACTTATTCGACAACCAGCGCTGATGCAGCCGCAGTCGAAGCAGTTTTACAACATAAGTTTAGAATGGCTCCCCTTCAGTTTGTTGAAGGAACATGGGAACCTGTCGTCTCAAACGATAAGGGTCAATTGCGTCCTGCATCGGGCGAGTTTGTCGATGATAACGGAAATATTTTTGAAGTTGTTATGACTTCGGAGAGAACAACTTTCTCTCGTCGTCAAGATTGGAGGAAGATAAGTAAATTTAAGGTTAGTATTATTCAGCATTTAGAAATGACGCGATAA
- a CDS encoding M20 family metallopeptidase encodes MTFTVPAIETPNTLQIRLEIRALQAQLVEWRRQLHQRPELAFKEQITAQFIAQKLQEWGIEHQTEIAKTGIVAIIKGDRPGKVLAIRADMDALPIQEANEVPYRSQHDGIMHACGHDGHVAIALGTAYYLSQHRHTFNGTVKIIFQPAEEGPGGAKPMIEAGVLKNPDVDAIIGLHLWNNLSLGQIGVRSGPLMAAVESFHCTINGRGGHGAMPHQTVDSILISAQIVNALQAIVARNVNPLDAAVVTVGELHAGTANNVIADSAWMSGTVRYFNPQLEDFIGERCDRIIAGICSSHGATYNLDYWQLYPATVNDPKIAEFVRSVALEVVETPLGVVPECQTMGGEDMSFFLKEVPGCYFFVGAANPAKNLAYPHHHPNFDFDETALGIGVEMFARCVERFSEIS; translated from the coding sequence ATGACTTTTACGGTTCCAGCTATTGAAACGCCAAATACCTTACAAATCCGCTTAGAAATCCGAGCGCTACAAGCTCAACTGGTAGAATGGCGAAGACAATTACACCAACGCCCCGAACTCGCCTTTAAAGAACAAATAACTGCGCAATTTATCGCGCAAAAACTGCAAGAATGGGGAATCGAGCATCAAACGGAAATTGCAAAAACGGGCATCGTAGCAATTATTAAAGGCGATCGACCCGGTAAAGTATTAGCCATCCGCGCCGATATGGACGCGCTTCCCATCCAAGAAGCGAACGAAGTTCCCTATCGTTCGCAGCACGACGGGATTATGCACGCTTGCGGACACGACGGTCATGTTGCGATCGCGCTCGGAACGGCTTATTATCTCTCTCAACATCGCCATACTTTTAACGGTACGGTGAAAATTATCTTTCAACCGGCAGAAGAAGGCCCAGGCGGTGCAAAACCGATGATTGAAGCGGGCGTTCTCAAAAATCCCGATGTCGATGCCATTATCGGATTGCACCTGTGGAATAATCTTTCCCTCGGACAAATTGGGGTGCGAAGCGGCCCTTTAATGGCTGCGGTAGAATCATTTCACTGTACGATTAACGGGCGGGGCGGACACGGTGCAATGCCCCATCAAACCGTCGATTCCATCTTAATTAGCGCCCAAATTGTTAATGCTTTACAAGCGATTGTAGCGCGCAATGTTAACCCCTTAGATGCCGCCGTTGTTACCGTCGGGGAACTCCACGCCGGAACCGCCAATAATGTCATCGCCGATTCAGCCTGGATGAGCGGTACGGTACGCTATTTTAACCCCCAACTCGAAGATTTTATCGGCGAACGGTGCGATCGCATTATTGCCGGAATTTGCAGCAGTCACGGCGCAACTTACAACCTCGATTACTGGCAATTGTACCCCGCCACCGTCAACGACCCCAAAATCGCTGAATTTGTCCGTTCCGTTGCCTTAGAAGTCGTAGAAACGCCGTTAGGAGTCGTTCCCGAATGCCAGACGATGGGCGGGGAAGATATGTCTTTTTTCCTTAAAGAAGTTCCGGGATGTTACTTCTTTGTCGGTGCGGCGAATCCTGCTAAAAATCTTGCCTATCCGCACCACCATCCTAACTTCGATTTTGATGAAACGGCGCTCGGAATTGGGGTAGAAATGTTTGCGCGTTGTGTAGAACGGTTTTCAGAAATCAGTTAA
- a CDS encoding ABC transporter ATP-binding protein, which yields MANSRLKKLGGYLRPHWQKVLLGILSLLAVNGLGVYIPLLIRDSIDKLRAATITEQVTRYAIVIIVLASVMWFIRMASRIIMFGVGRQVEFDLKQQIFEHLLILHPSYFYTNTAGDLINRATSDLDNIRRLVGFAVLSLVNTLFAYALTLPVMLGINIPLSLAALAVYPIMLISVQLFSDKLRVQQRDVQENLSDVSQLIQEDMSGIASIKIYAQEENERKAFAKKNLALLNANLSLARTRNLLFPIIQGLVFVSLLILLMMGSGAIARGEITIGDFVALILYVERLVFPTALLGFTITAYQRGEVSIDRVESIFQVEPEIRDLPDAISLSPETIRGEIVVSHLNYTYPGAKNPALNDVSFSIEPGETVAIVGAVGSGKSTLANTLPRLLFLEPGQVFLDDCDIAKIKLHDLRRAIAYVPQDSFLFSATIQENISYGKPLSDRTKVVYAAKTAQIHEEILNFPQQYDTLVGERGITLSGGQRQRTALARALLIDAPILILDDALSSVDNQTATQILQNLSSGTSNKTVIFITHQLSAAAAADRILVMEAGKIVQAGTHQQLFAQQGLYQFLWQQHQLEEVLH from the coding sequence ATGGCTAACTCGCGATTAAAAAAACTCGGGGGCTACCTGCGCCCCCACTGGCAAAAAGTTCTTTTAGGGATTCTCTCTCTGCTGGCGGTGAATGGATTGGGGGTTTATATTCCCCTGTTGATTCGCGATAGTATTGACAAATTGCGCGCGGCAACCATTACCGAACAAGTGACGCGCTACGCGATCGTCATTATTGTCCTCGCCTCGGTGATGTGGTTCATTCGCATGGCTTCCCGCATCATCATGTTTGGCGTAGGACGGCAGGTAGAATTCGATCTCAAGCAGCAAATCTTCGAGCATTTATTGATTCTCCATCCGTCTTATTTTTATACGAATACGGCGGGCGATTTAATCAACCGTGCCACGAGCGATTTAGATAATATTCGTCGCTTGGTGGGTTTTGCGGTGTTGAGTTTGGTGAATACGCTCTTTGCGTATGCGCTGACGCTTCCAGTGATGTTGGGAATTAATATTCCCTTAAGTTTGGCTGCCTTGGCGGTGTATCCGATTATGTTGATTTCGGTGCAATTATTTAGCGATAAATTGCGCGTGCAACAACGAGACGTACAAGAAAATTTGTCGGATGTCAGCCAGCTTATTCAAGAAGATATGAGCGGCATCGCTTCGATTAAGATTTACGCTCAGGAAGAAAACGAACGTAAAGCTTTTGCGAAGAAAAATCTCGCTTTGTTGAACGCGAATTTAAGCCTTGCAAGAACGCGAAATTTATTATTTCCAATTATTCAAGGCTTAGTATTCGTTTCACTCTTGATTTTATTGATGATGGGTTCGGGTGCGATCGCGCGCGGCGAGATTACGATTGGCGATTTTGTCGCTTTGATTCTCTACGTCGAACGCTTAGTATTCCCGACAGCGTTACTCGGTTTCACGATTACGGCTTATCAACGCGGCGAAGTCAGTATCGATCGCGTCGAATCGATCTTTCAAGTCGAACCGGAAATTCGCGATCTTCCCGATGCAATTTCCCTTTCCCCCGAAACTATTCGCGGCGAAATTGTCGTTTCCCACCTCAACTACACTTATCCCGGTGCAAAAAATCCGGCTTTAAATGACGTAAGTTTTAGCATCGAACCGGGAGAAACTGTGGCGATTGTCGGGGCAGTAGGTTCGGGAAAATCTACCCTCGCCAATACCTTACCGCGCTTACTTTTCCTCGAACCGGGACAAGTTTTTCTTGATGACTGCGACATTGCTAAAATAAAGTTGCACGATTTGCGCCGCGCGATCGCTTACGTCCCGCAAGATAGCTTCCTCTTCAGTGCCACGATTCAAGAAAATATCAGCTACGGCAAACCATTGAGCGATCGCACAAAAGTCGTTTATGCCGCCAAAACTGCCCAAATTCACGAAGAAATCCTCAACTTTCCCCAGCAGTACGATACTTTAGTTGGCGAACGCGGGATTACGCTTTCTGGCGGACAGCGACAGCGTACTGCCCTCGCCCGCGCCCTCCTCATCGACGCGCCAATTCTCATCCTCGATGATGCACTCTCTAGCGTCGATAATCAAACTGCTACGCAAATTCTGCAAAATCTTTCCAGCGGAACGAGTAATAAAACCGTAATTTTTATTACTCATCAACTTTCCGCCGCTGCTGCTGCCGATCGCATTCTAGTGATGGAAGCCGGTAAAATCGTCCAAGCGGGAACGCACCAACAGTTATTCGCCCAACAAGGATTGTATCAATTCCTTTGGCAGCAACATCAATTGGAAGAAGTTTTGCATTAA
- a CDS encoding cupin domain-containing protein, producing MNSLQANPDRCTIPVVKSPNDYQAYRISPHDTNRLAIVFDPDVADASLTVCVEIFDPGGKTPPNRHNIAVEMFFVLKGEGLASCDGKTLSLHPGSSLLVRPTGIHEIRNTGSGRLYCLCIMVPNEDFAELIRSGMPVELDEEDMRVLQRVDALVPA from the coding sequence ATGAATTCTCTACAAGCAAATCCCGATCGCTGTACGATTCCCGTCGTCAAATCTCCGAACGACTATCAAGCTTATCGGATTAGCCCCCACGACACTAATCGCCTCGCGATTGTCTTCGATCCTGATGTCGCCGATGCGTCCCTTACCGTTTGCGTAGAAATCTTCGATCCGGGCGGAAAAACACCACCTAATCGCCATAATATCGCCGTAGAAATGTTTTTTGTCCTCAAAGGAGAAGGACTCGCTAGTTGCGACGGAAAAACGCTTAGCTTGCATCCTGGGAGCAGTTTATTAGTGCGTCCAACGGGCATTCACGAAATACGGAATACGGGTTCGGGACGATTGTATTGTTTGTGCATTATGGTTCCCAATGAAGATTTTGCAGAACTGATTCGTAGCGGGATGCCCGTTGAATTAGATGAGGAAGATATGCGAGTCTTGCAGCGCGTTGATGCCTTGGTTCCGGCTTAA
- the prfC gene encoding peptide chain release factor 3, whose product MPTELQTEIENAVNSRRNFAIISHPDAGKTTLTEKLLLYGGAIHEAGAVKARRAQRQATSDWMEMEKQRGISITSTVLQFNYSGYQINLLDTPGHQDFSEDTYRTLAAADNAVMLIDAAKGLEPQTRKLFEVCKLRSLPIFTFVNKLDRPGREPLELLDEIEQELGLQTYAVNWPIGMGERFKGVFDRTQQRIHLFERRAHGSREAGDTVIDLGDPKIEELLEQELYYQLKEELEILNEVCAALDLEAVRSGQMTPVFFGSAMTNFGVELFLKSFLDFALAPEARKSSAGELEPTYPEFTGFVFKLQANMDPKHRDRVAFVRVCTGKFEKDMTVSHARTGKTVRLSRPQKLFAQDRESLEVAYAGDVIGLNNPGVFAIGDTIYTGKKLEYEGIPCFSPELFAFIKNPNPSKFKQFNKGISELQEEGAVQIMYSTDEFKRDPILAAVGQLQFEVVQFRMQSEYGVETRMEPLPYSIARWVTGNWAALEKAGRIFNTLTVKDAWNRPVLLFKNEWNLRQIQEDHPALELSATAPVGSGLQPS is encoded by the coding sequence ATGCCCACCGAACTCCAGACCGAAATCGAAAACGCGGTGAACTCCCGCCGCAACTTTGCTATTATCTCCCACCCCGACGCGGGGAAAACAACCCTAACCGAAAAACTCTTGCTTTACGGAGGGGCGATTCACGAAGCGGGGGCGGTAAAAGCACGGCGGGCGCAACGTCAGGCGACTTCGGACTGGATGGAAATGGAGAAACAACGCGGGATTTCCATCACTTCCACCGTCTTGCAGTTTAACTACTCCGGCTATCAGATTAACCTGCTCGATACTCCCGGACACCAAGATTTTAGCGAAGATACTTATCGCACGCTAGCAGCAGCGGATAATGCGGTCATGCTCATTGATGCGGCAAAAGGGCTAGAACCGCAAACGCGCAAGCTATTTGAAGTGTGTAAATTGCGATCGCTCCCGATCTTTACCTTTGTTAACAAACTCGACCGTCCGGGACGCGAACCTTTGGAACTGCTCGACGAAATCGAACAAGAACTCGGCTTGCAAACTTATGCGGTAAACTGGCCAATTGGGATGGGCGAGCGCTTCAAAGGCGTATTCGATCGCACGCAGCAACGCATTCACCTCTTTGAAAGACGCGCTCACGGTTCTCGCGAAGCCGGAGATACCGTCATCGATTTAGGCGATCCTAAAATTGAAGAATTGCTCGAACAAGAACTGTATTACCAACTCAAAGAAGAACTCGAAATCCTCAACGAAGTTTGCGCGGCCTTAGACTTAGAAGCCGTTCGTTCCGGTCAAATGACTCCCGTCTTTTTCGGCAGTGCGATGACCAACTTTGGGGTAGAACTCTTCTTAAAATCTTTCCTCGATTTTGCCCTCGCCCCCGAAGCGCGAAAATCTTCAGCAGGCGAACTAGAACCCACCTATCCCGAGTTTACGGGGTTCGTGTTTAAATTGCAGGCGAATATGGATCCAAAACACCGCGATCGCGTTGCCTTCGTGCGCGTTTGTACGGGAAAATTCGAGAAAGATATGACCGTCAGCCATGCAAGAACGGGAAAAACCGTGCGTCTCTCTCGCCCGCAAAAACTCTTCGCCCAAGACCGAGAATCGCTGGAAGTCGCCTATGCGGGGGATGTAATTGGCTTAAACAATCCCGGAGTTTTCGCGATCGGCGATACGATTTATACGGGCAAGAAATTGGAGTATGAAGGAATACCTTGTTTCTCCCCCGAACTCTTTGCTTTTATCAAAAATCCCAATCCTTCTAAATTCAAACAATTCAATAAAGGAATTAGCGAATTGCAAGAAGAAGGAGCCGTTCAAATCATGTATTCAACCGACGAATTTAAACGCGACCCCATTCTCGCTGCCGTCGGTCAATTGCAGTTTGAAGTCGTGCAGTTTCGGATGCAGAGTGAGTATGGCGTAGAAACGCGTATGGAACCGCTCCCCTATAGTATTGCGCGCTGGGTAACAGGCAATTGGGCAGCCTTAGAAAAAGCAGGACGCATCTTTAATACTTTAACCGTAAAAGATGCCTGGAATCGTCCCGTTTTGCTGTTTAAGAATGAATGGAATTTACGACAAATACAAGAAGACCATCCGGCATTAGAATTGAGTGCAACTGCCCCTGTCGGCTCCGGCTTGCAACCGAGTTAG
- a CDS encoding TMEM165/GDT1 family protein — protein MDWKLLGLSFITVFLAEIGDKSQLAAIALSGSSRSPRAVFLGSIAALLLTSLIGVLLGDGLAEILPTHFVKAIAAFGFAFLGLRLLWYEKK, from the coding sequence ATGGATTGGAAACTATTAGGCTTAAGTTTTATAACAGTTTTTCTAGCTGAGATCGGCGATAAAAGCCAATTAGCAGCGATCGCGCTAAGTGGAAGTTCGCGATCGCCACGCGCAGTATTTCTAGGTTCCATTGCTGCATTACTGCTAACCAGTCTCATCGGCGTACTTTTGGGTGACGGTTTAGCCGAAATTCTGCCCACGCATTTTGTCAAAGCGATCGCGGCTTTCGGTTTTGCATTTTTAGGGTTACGTTTGTTATGGTACGAAAAAAAGTAA